From one Suricata suricatta isolate VVHF042 chromosome 8, meerkat_22Aug2017_6uvM2_HiC, whole genome shotgun sequence genomic stretch:
- the KTI12 gene encoding protein KTI12 homolog, protein MPLVVFCGLPYSGKSRRAEELRGALAAAGRAVYVVDDALVLGTEDATVYGDSAREKALRGALRAAVERRLSRHDVVILDSINYIKGFRYELYCLARAARTPLCLVYCVRPGGLSGGPPVADGVDHQGQNISMSWRPRTEERGRPLAAGTRVLREPQAVDSVVSGRTHLQEREQEETRAPDLPTPVIPEFDTDAKRMASAFYSPELMEALTQRFEAPDSRNRWDRPLFTLVGLEEPLPLAEIWAALFENQAPPPHQSTQSQPLASGSFLHQLDQVTSQVLAGLMEAQKSAVPGDLLKLPGTTEHLQFTRPLTMAELSRLRRQFISYTKMHPNNENLPQLANMFLQYLSQSLH, encoded by the coding sequence ATGCCGCTTGTAGTGTTTTGCGGGCTTCCGTACAGCGGCAAGAGCCGGCGGGCGGAGGAGCTCCGTGGAGCGCTAGCGGCGGCGGGCCGCGCGGTGTACGTGGTAGATGACGCGTTGGTGCTGGGTACGGAGGACGCGACGGTGTATGGCGATTCGGCCCGTGAGAAGGCGTTGCGCGGCGCCTTGCGAGCCGCCGTGGAGCGGCGCCTGAGTCGCCACGATGTGGTCATTCTCGACTCGATCAACTACATCAAGGGCTTCCGCTACGAGCTCTATTGCCTGGCGCGGGCGGCGCGCACTCCGCTCTGCCTGGTATATTGCGTACGGCCGGGCGGTCTGAGCGGGGGACCACCGGTGGCTGATGGGGTGGACCACCAAGGCCAGAACATCAGCATGAGTTGGAGACCGCGCACTGAGGAAAGAGGGAGACCTCTGGCGGCCGGGACTCGTGTCCTCAGGGAACCACAAGCAGTGGACTCTGTAGTAAGTGGGAGAACCCACCTCCAAGAGCGGGAGCAGGAGGAAACCAGGGCGCCAGATCTTCCAACTCCTGTGATTCCAGAATTTGATACAGATGCCAAGCGTATGGCTAGTGCTTTTTACTCTCCTGAACTTATGGAGGCCCTAACGCAGCGCTTTGAGGCTCCCGACTCCCGGAACCGCTGGGACCGGCCCCTGTTCACCTTGGTGGGCTTAGAGGAGCCATTACCTCTGGCAGAGATATGGGCTGCCTTGTTTGAGAACCaggctcccccaccccatcagtcTACACAGTCCCAGCCCCTCGCCTCCGGCAGCTTTCTGCACCAGTTGGATCAAGTCACCAGCCAGGTCTTGGCGGGACTGATGGAAGCTCAGAAGAGCGCAGTTCCTGGAGACTTGCTTAAGCTTCCTGGCACCACGGAGCACCTACAGTTTACCCGGCCTTTGACCATGGCAGAACTGAGTCGCCTTCGTCGCCAGTTTATTTCCTACACCAAAATGCATCCCAACAATGAGAACCTGCCTCAACTGGCCAACATGTTTCTGCAGTATTTGAGCCAAAGCCTGCACTAA